In a single window of the Nodularia spumigena CCY9414 genome:
- a CDS encoding 4-Cys prefix domain-containing protein, with the protein MSLCINPACPQPYHPDNQDRFCKSCGSPLELLGRYRVINLLSDKNGFSKVYAADEQNTPKILKVLNQELSNDAQAVELFCQEASISAHLNHPDIPKFEDYFQYQTRNGLVMHCIVMGKIDQPHLDGWLQQQNRLISPREAVDWLKRFIPANVVNSSPNNVTWLNSAKNSEKVPLTALFTALLVSLGLLGLTAFATLSQKFTTLGTSTKSPQRKGTIDYFPYQEGRDSQGKIAKFNIAVLSVEYKWLTGSNFQIEYNDQIISLDVLKLKLEQQGIQQIMAEPNEIISVGMAACGENSGVQERKALERAQEVQRLAKSLFRNTPSVQGYRLLNFGQFQGNNCQQNQDLTAYQKSVIIIGVKQEAPGVIIDEALRDRLENKPFADFKLQDYSLGSVQDFITIPSE; encoded by the coding sequence ATGAGCCTTTGTATTAATCCAGCTTGTCCTCAACCTTACCACCCAGATAATCAAGACCGTTTTTGTAAAAGTTGTGGTTCACCCTTGGAACTATTAGGACGCTATCGGGTGATAAATTTGTTGAGTGACAAAAATGGTTTTAGCAAAGTCTATGCAGCTGATGAACAAAACACACCAAAAATCCTCAAGGTACTCAATCAAGAGCTATCAAATGACGCTCAAGCCGTGGAATTATTTTGCCAAGAAGCATCAATTTCAGCACATCTGAATCATCCAGATATTCCCAAATTTGAGGATTATTTTCAGTATCAAACCAGAAATGGTTTAGTGATGCACTGCATTGTGATGGGAAAAATTGACCAGCCGCACTTGGATGGGTGGTTACAGCAGCAAAATCGTTTGATTTCCCCAAGAGAAGCTGTAGACTGGTTAAAACGATTCATACCCGCAAATGTGGTGAACAGTTCTCCAAATAATGTAACTTGGCTCAACTCAGCTAAGAATTCCGAAAAAGTACCACTAACAGCCCTATTCACAGCTTTGTTAGTTTCTTTAGGTTTACTCGGTTTGACAGCTTTCGCAACACTTTCACAGAAGTTTACTACTTTGGGAACATCAACGAAATCACCTCAAAGAAAAGGTACGATTGATTACTTTCCTTATCAGGAGGGAAGGGATAGTCAAGGTAAAATCGCCAAGTTTAATATCGCTGTTTTATCAGTTGAATATAAATGGCTGACTGGGAGTAATTTTCAAATTGAATATAATGATCAAATTATTAGTCTTGATGTTTTAAAATTGAAACTAGAACAACAAGGGATTCAGCAAATAATGGCAGAACCTAATGAAATTATTTCTGTAGGTATGGCTGCTTGTGGGGAAAATTCAGGAGTTCAAGAACGCAAAGCTTTAGAACGCGCTCAAGAAGTACAACGTTTAGCCAAAAGTTTATTTAGGAATACACCCAGTGTTCAAGGCTATCGCTTATTAAATTTTGGTCAATTTCAAGGAAATAATTGTCAGCAAAATCAGGATTTAACTGCATACCAAAAAAGTGTCATTATTATTGGTGTTAAACAAGAAGCACCAGGTGTAATTATCGATGAAGCTTTACGGGATAGATTAGAAAATAAACCCTTTGCTGATTTTAAGTTACAAGATTATTCTTTGGGATCAGTGCAAGATTTTATCACTATACCTAGTGAGTAA
- a CDS encoding DUF4327 family protein, which translates to MSVNTVPSINYYSYYSLDVIQDEARRLVERGMVSRQQPIYTLCQYIPAREWVCVESELEKCDFLLRDRIGDLIGREQWEND; encoded by the coding sequence ATGAGTGTGAATACGGTGCCTTCTATCAATTACTACTCTTACTACTCTTTGGATGTGATCCAAGATGAAGCACGCCGACTGGTGGAAAGAGGAATGGTCAGTCGGCAACAGCCAATATATACCCTCTGCCAATACATTCCTGCGAGAGAGTGGGTTTGTGTGGAAAGTGAGTTAGAAAAATGTGATTTTTTATTACGCGATCGCATTGGCGATCTGATTGGTCGTGAACAATGGGAAAACGACTAA
- a CDS encoding DUF751 family protein, translating into MFDGFWDNVFRYPRYFITILLGVFLNTIEPLMPLLKRPVTLIALVGFFVGTLVFVSLTVRAMLGLSTV; encoded by the coding sequence ATGTTTGACGGATTTTGGGATAACGTCTTTCGCTACCCCCGCTACTTCATTACAATCCTCTTAGGGGTGTTTCTGAACACGATTGAGCCATTAATGCCATTGCTAAAACGCCCTGTCACCTTGATTGCTCTGGTGGGCTTTTTTGTGGGTACTCTAGTTTTTGTGAGTCTCACTGTCCGGGCGATGTTGGGCTTGAGTACAGTCTAA
- a CDS encoding alpha/beta fold hydrolase, with protein MPLRQTLSKSDIQLSYLEWNQGEEPLLLLHGLADNAFVWSGLGDDLAAEYHIVAPDMRGHGQSSKPEDDYTFDSAIADLETLMDHLGWSSAHVVSHSWTGKLAAIWARKNPARLRSMILVDPIFIWKMPSLLRLTFPLLYRYLSFLKGMGPFASYAEAEAQARQLKQYQDWTSLQQQVFQAGIEQKPDGSWGSKFTIAARDRIFEDVMCVPGFIEPVDTPALFVQPEKGLNRQNWQIKPYKTHLKNFRLCQVPGNHWPFLTEPEAFNRTVAAFLAEFK; from the coding sequence ATGCCTTTACGTCAAACATTATCGAAATCTGATATTCAACTTTCTTATTTAGAGTGGAACCAAGGTGAAGAACCTTTACTGCTGTTACACGGTTTAGCTGATAACGCCTTCGTTTGGTCTGGTTTGGGAGATGACCTAGCGGCAGAATATCACATAGTTGCGCCGGATATGCGTGGTCATGGCCAAAGCAGTAAGCCAGAAGATGATTATACCTTTGATAGTGCGATCGCTGACCTGGAAACCCTGATGGATCATCTGGGATGGTCTTCTGCTCACGTTGTTAGTCACTCTTGGACGGGGAAACTAGCCGCTATCTGGGCGAGAAAAAATCCCGCACGTTTACGCAGTATGATTCTAGTTGACCCGATTTTTATCTGGAAAATGCCGAGTTTATTACGGTTAACTTTTCCTCTGTTATACCGTTACTTATCTTTTCTCAAAGGTATGGGTCCCTTTGCTAGTTACGCAGAAGCCGAAGCACAAGCGCGTCAGTTAAAGCAATATCAGGACTGGACTAGCTTACAACAGCAAGTATTTCAAGCCGGAATTGAACAAAAACCCGATGGGAGTTGGGGTAGTAAATTTACTATAGCAGCGCGCGATCGCATTTTTGAAGACGTGATGTGTGTACCCGGTTTTATTGAACCTGTGGATACACCGGCGCTATTCGTACAACCAGAAAAAGGGCTAAACCGTCAAAATTGGCAAATCAAACCTTACAAAACCCACCTAAAAAATTTCCGTCTGTGTCAAGTTCCGGGAAATCATTGGCCATTTTTGACTGAACCTGAAGCATTTAACCGGACTGTAGCCGCATTTTTAGCAGAATTTAAGTAA
- a CDS encoding PD-(D/E)XK nuclease superfamily protein, translating into MSQGGRAVTSGNVLENSVEGALLGHRYVQVGCDLPRKQRLGCLLSSHDIPKRYAKQVYIGKGIYGSDIYVDFYIIGAAPISAGLIIECKWQQSSGSVDEKLPYLNLNIQNCYPTQALVLIDGGGMKTQAISWLETQVVSNQNLLAVYDLRKFIIWSNNHL; encoded by the coding sequence ATGAGTCAAGGCGGAAGAGCAGTTACATCTGGTAATGTCTTAGAAAACTCTGTCGAAGGTGCTTTACTGGGACATAGATATGTTCAAGTTGGCTGTGATTTACCCAGAAAACAGCGCCTGGGATGCCTTTTAAGCTCCCATGACATACCCAAAAGATATGCAAAACAGGTTTATATTGGAAAAGGAATTTATGGTAGCGATATATATGTAGATTTTTATATTATTGGTGCTGCGCCAATTTCTGCGGGACTAATTATTGAATGTAAATGGCAGCAAAGTAGTGGTTCAGTCGATGAAAAACTGCCCTATCTCAATTTGAATATTCAAAATTGCTATCCCACACAAGCCCTCGTATTAATCGACGGTGGAGGTATGAAAACACAAGCAATCTCATGGTTAGAAACACAAGTTGTCTCTAACCAAAACTTATTAGCAGTTTACGACTTGAGGAAATTTATTATTTGGTCTAATAATCATCTTTAA
- the rbfA gene encoding 30S ribosome-binding factor RbfA, with protein sequence MATNRRISRVAELIKREVSQMLLHGIKDDRVGTGMVSVTYVDVSGDLQHAKVYVSIYGTESAKSETMAGLKSATGFVRSELGSRVRLRRTPEVIFIEDDSIEQGNKVLSLLNKLEDERSPYNMTVSENTTDEDDESSEEVTH encoded by the coding sequence ATGGCTACTAATCGCCGCATTTCCCGCGTTGCTGAGTTGATTAAACGGGAAGTTAGCCAAATGCTACTCCACGGGATTAAAGATGATCGTGTGGGTACTGGAATGGTCAGTGTTACCTATGTAGATGTTTCTGGTGATCTCCAACACGCTAAAGTCTATGTCAGTATTTATGGTACAGAGTCAGCTAAGTCAGAAACAATGGCGGGCTTAAAGTCAGCCACTGGTTTTGTCCGTAGTGAACTGGGTTCAAGAGTCAGGTTGCGTCGCACCCCAGAGGTGATTTTTATCGAAGACGATTCCATCGAACAGGGTAATAAGGTGTTGTCGCTGTTGAACAAACTTGAGGATGAGCGATCGCCATATAATATGACAGTATCCGAGAATACGACCGATGAAGACGATGAATCTTCTGAAGAAGTAACTCATTAA
- a CDS encoding sensor histidine kinase translates to MSTNYINIPVTIDISRCNKEPIHIPGSIQPHGVLFALKEPDLTILQVSDNIFNLFGLHPEELLNKNLNYFLETDQISLLTESLVQEDLPIVNPIELTINLKNEPVNFDGIIHRSHGVLILELEPTKAEKSNTFFKFYHLVKMAMSKLQSASNLAEISQIVVKEVKKITGFDRVMLYRFDQDWNGTVIAEEKPEYLTAYLGLHYPASDIPTQARKLYSQNWLRLIPNTYYQPAAIVPTNNPLTDEPLDLSRSVLRSVSPLHVEYMHNMGVTASMSISIMKNGNLWGLIACHHQSPKYIPYEIRNACEFLGQMTSLEMAAKEDSEDVEYKMQVKSYNSKLVEYMSSESNFIDGLINKQPNLLNLVDAQGAAVCFHGNYFTVGKTPEQQDIKDLVEWINQNQQEEIFYTDSLSQVYPQVEKLRDVASGLMAVSISKSQKNYVLWFRPEVVRTVDWGGNPNKPVEVKQNGSIRLSPRKSFDLWKETVLLKSVPWKSYEVNAARELRSAIIGVVLRKADELAQLNIELERSNHELDAFAYIASHDLKEPLRGIHNYSNFLIEDYADTLNEEGKNKLKTLIRLTQRMEDLIDSLLHFSRLGRVDLSMQPTDLNDVVYRSLDLLSARIEEMKVDIQIPRPLPTVYCDRVQLGEVFNNLIANSIKYNDKPEKCLEIGYIEEPQLPITLYVRDNGIGIRDKHFEAIFRIFKRLHGPSKYGGGTGAGLTIAKKIVERHGGKIWVESTYGEGSTFYFTLQGVN, encoded by the coding sequence GTGAGTACTAACTATATTAACATCCCGGTGACAATTGATATTAGCAGATGTAATAAAGAGCCAATTCATATTCCTGGCTCTATTCAGCCTCATGGAGTGCTTTTTGCTTTAAAAGAACCAGATTTAACTATCCTGCAAGTCAGCGATAATATATTCAACTTATTTGGGTTACACCCCGAAGAATTACTAAATAAAAATTTAAACTATTTTCTCGAAACTGACCAAATTAGTTTACTAACAGAGTCTTTAGTACAAGAAGATTTACCGATTGTTAATCCCATTGAATTGACTATCAACTTAAAAAATGAGCCTGTAAATTTTGATGGGATTATTCACCGTTCTCATGGAGTTTTAATTTTAGAATTAGAACCGACAAAAGCGGAAAAAAGTAATACATTTTTCAAATTTTACCATTTAGTAAAAATGGCAATGTCAAAGCTACAATCTGCATCCAATTTGGCAGAAATTAGTCAGATTGTTGTCAAAGAAGTCAAGAAAATTACTGGTTTTGATAGAGTCATGCTCTATCGATTTGATCAAGATTGGAATGGTACAGTTATTGCAGAAGAAAAACCAGAATATCTGACAGCTTATTTAGGCTTACATTATCCGGCTTCTGACATTCCCACCCAAGCCAGAAAACTCTATAGCCAAAACTGGCTGAGATTAATACCAAATACTTATTATCAGCCTGCGGCCATTGTACCAACCAATAATCCCTTGACTGACGAACCTTTAGATTTAAGCAGGTCAGTCTTACGGAGTGTTTCGCCTTTACACGTTGAGTATATGCACAATATGGGCGTGACAGCATCAATGTCAATTTCTATCATGAAAAATGGCAACCTCTGGGGACTAATTGCTTGTCATCATCAATCACCTAAATATATTCCCTATGAAATTCGGAATGCTTGTGAATTTTTGGGGCAAATGACATCTTTAGAAATGGCGGCTAAAGAAGATAGTGAAGATGTAGAATATAAAATGCAAGTGAAATCTTATAATTCCAAGTTAGTGGAATATATGTCATCAGAAAGTAACTTCATTGACGGTTTAATTAACAAGCAGCCAAATCTCCTCAATCTTGTGGATGCTCAAGGAGCAGCCGTCTGTTTTCATGGCAATTATTTCACGGTTGGTAAAACTCCTGAACAACAGGATATTAAAGATTTAGTGGAATGGATAAATCAAAACCAGCAGGAAGAGATTTTCTACACTGATTCCTTATCTCAAGTTTACCCACAGGTGGAAAAATTGCGGGATGTGGCAAGCGGTTTGATGGCAGTTTCCATTTCCAAAAGTCAAAAAAACTATGTTTTATGGTTTCGCCCAGAAGTAGTGCGAACTGTAGATTGGGGCGGTAATCCTAATAAACCTGTAGAAGTGAAACAAAATGGAAGTATCCGCCTATCTCCCCGGAAATCTTTTGATTTATGGAAAGAAACAGTCTTATTAAAATCAGTTCCCTGGAAATCCTATGAAGTGAATGCAGCACGAGAATTGAGAAGTGCAATTATTGGCGTAGTGCTGCGGAAAGCAGATGAACTAGCACAGTTGAATATTGAACTAGAACGCAGTAATCACGAATTAGATGCCTTTGCTTATATAGCTTCTCATGATTTAAAAGAACCACTGCGCGGTATTCACAATTATTCTAACTTCTTGATAGAAGACTACGCTGATACCCTGAACGAAGAAGGTAAGAACAAATTAAAAACATTGATTCGTCTGACGCAGCGCATGGAGGATTTAATCGATTCCCTGCTGCATTTTTCTCGCTTGGGAAGAGTAGACCTTTCCATGCAACCAACAGACCTGAATGATGTAGTGTATCGCAGTTTAGATTTATTGAGCGCCCGCATTGAGGAGATGAAGGTAGATATTCAAATTCCGCGACCGCTACCAACAGTGTATTGCGATCGCGTCCAACTAGGTGAAGTCTTTAATAATTTGATTGCTAACTCGATTAAATACAATGATAAACCTGAAAAATGCCTTGAAATTGGTTATATAGAGGAACCACAATTACCAATCACATTGTACGTCCGAGATAATGGTATCGGTATTCGAGATAAACACTTTGAAGCCATTTTTCGGATTTTCAAACGGCTCCACGGACCGAGTAAATATGGCGGAGGTACTGGGGCGGGTTTAACTATTGCCAAAAAAATAGTAGAACGTCATGGCGGTAAAATATGGGTAGAGTCAACCTACGGTGAGGGTAGTACCTTCTATTTCACATTACAGGGAGTGAACTAA
- a CDS encoding PAS domain-containing protein, which translates to MAQPLTVLIVDDSPEDRQAYRRYLLQDQEYSYTILEEESGEGALTLCRQFQPDAILLDFLLPDLDGLEFMAELKQQSQQAIPAVIMLTGYGNEAVAVQAMKSGVQDYLVKGQTTGEYLRSTIHSAIKNAQLSQELQRSEERFRTSVENMLDCFGIFSAVRYETGEILNFRVDYMNAAACEFSQMSSGEQGEYLGEILLNIRENGLFDECCQVVKTGQPLVKEALVYTSLNSQQQSTRVIDIRITKMGDGFVAAWRDVTEKKQAEAKLRESQQFIERIADTTPGILYVYDLMKQQNVYTNSQVINLLGYTCQQIKGMDSEFLSTLMHPEDRARFLEHLQLINVAENGEILEFEYRMRHANGEWLWFYSRDTVFNRNVDGSPRQIVGTAFDITERKQAEEQLRLSNERFQLAAAAVNCLIYDRDIKNNIVSRTEGLTRILGYSLEEADPSAEWWIEKVHPEHRERLLNQLTDFFNRENYYTIEYKMRHKDQEYRYVLDQGIIVQDPHGQVVRTVGSVTDISERKQAETALRESEERYRYLSDLIPQLVWTCNSQGECEYVNQRWYELTGQMLEEAKGFGWTKVIHPDDLSSVIPEWTQALQRKKPYEQEMRYQKHDGSYCWHLVRNVAIKDEQGRVVKWFGTATDIDHRKQLEAERDRLLQREQAARSAAEKANQTKDEFVAMVSHDLRSPLNAILGWAKLLRTRQLPPDTVTNALATIERNAQSQEKLLEDLLNMSRILRGQLQLEVCPVNLVNIVKASVETAYPSAHAKGIHLASVIDESIPPIVGDTHRLLQVLGNLLSNAIKFTPSGGRVQVQLAKSDDSEILIQVSDTGLGIKPEFLPHVFDRYRQAHCTAKHSGLGLGLAIARHLVELHGGTIQAHSQGEGLGATFSIKLPF; encoded by the coding sequence ATGGCGCAACCGCTAACTGTTTTAATTGTCGATGATTCTCCTGAAGACCGGCAAGCTTATCGTCGTTATCTATTACAAGACCAGGAATACAGCTACACAATTCTCGAAGAAGAATCAGGAGAAGGAGCGTTAACATTATGTCGGCAGTTTCAGCCTGATGCTATTTTATTAGACTTCTTACTGCCAGACTTAGACGGTTTGGAATTTATGGCGGAATTAAAACAGCAATCACAACAAGCCATCCCAGCAGTGATTATGTTAACTGGTTATGGTAACGAAGCTGTGGCGGTACAGGCAATGAAAAGCGGTGTCCAAGATTATTTAGTCAAGGGACAAACCACGGGCGAGTATTTGCGCTCAACTATACACTCAGCAATTAAAAATGCTCAACTTAGTCAAGAATTGCAACGCAGCGAGGAACGTTTCCGCACCTCCGTTGAGAATATGCTGGATTGTTTCGGCATTTTTTCGGCTGTGCGCTATGAGACGGGCGAAATCCTCAACTTTCGTGTTGATTATATGAACGCCGCAGCTTGTGAATTTAGCCAGATGAGTTCAGGAGAACAGGGCGAATATCTGGGCGAAATTCTGCTGAATATTCGAGAGAATGGCTTGTTTGATGAATGTTGCCAAGTTGTAAAAACTGGTCAGCCCTTAGTTAAAGAAGCACTCGTTTATACTTCTTTGAATAGTCAACAGCAATCAACCAGAGTTATTGATATTCGCATTACCAAAATGGGCGATGGCTTCGTCGCTGCTTGGCGAGATGTGACGGAAAAAAAACAGGCAGAGGCAAAATTACGAGAGAGTCAGCAGTTCATTGAACGCATTGCCGATACCACACCGGGAATTTTGTACGTTTATGATTTGATGAAACAGCAGAACGTCTATACCAATAGTCAAGTTATTAATCTACTTGGTTATACTTGCCAACAAATTAAAGGTATGGATTCTGAGTTTCTATCAACTTTAATGCATCCTGAAGATAGGGCGCGATTTCTGGAACATCTGCAACTAATCAACGTAGCTGAGAATGGCGAAATTCTCGAATTTGAATATCGGATGCGACACGCCAATGGTGAATGGCTGTGGTTTTATAGTCGGGATACTGTTTTTAATAGGAATGTTGACGGTTCGCCGCGCCAAATTGTGGGTACTGCTTTTGATATCACTGAGCGTAAGCAAGCAGAGGAACAGCTACGTTTAAGTAATGAGCGTTTTCAACTAGCAGCAGCAGCAGTTAATTGTCTAATTTATGATCGGGATATTAAAAATAATATTGTTAGTAGAACAGAGGGGTTAACCCGGATTTTGGGCTACTCCTTAGAAGAAGCTGACCCCAGCGCTGAGTGGTGGATAGAGAAGGTTCATCCCGAACATAGAGAGCGTCTGCTCAATCAATTGACGGATTTCTTTAACCGTGAAAATTACTATACTATTGAGTATAAGATGCGTCATAAAGACCAAGAGTATAGGTATGTATTAGATCAGGGCATAATTGTTCAAGATCCTCATGGTCAGGTAGTGCGAACAGTGGGCAGTGTGACAGACATTAGCGAACGCAAACAGGCTGAAACAGCTTTGCGCGAAAGTGAGGAACGTTACCGTTATTTATCAGACTTAATTCCACAACTTGTCTGGACGTGCAATTCTCAAGGGGAATGTGAGTATGTCAATCAACGATGGTATGAATTGACTGGGCAAATGCTCGAAGAGGCGAAAGGGTTTGGTTGGACAAAAGTTATACATCCAGATGATCTCTCCTCAGTCATACCGGAATGGACACAAGCCTTGCAGAGAAAGAAGCCCTACGAACAAGAAATGCGCTATCAAAAACATGATGGCAGCTATTGTTGGCATCTAGTCAGAAATGTGGCTATTAAGGATGAACAAGGACGAGTCGTCAAGTGGTTTGGCACTGCTACAGATATAGACCATCGCAAGCAATTAGAAGCGGAACGGGATCGGCTGTTGCAGAGGGAACAAGCGGCACGCAGTGCAGCCGAAAAAGCCAACCAAACTAAAGATGAGTTTGTGGCTATGGTATCTCATGATTTGCGATCGCCACTTAATGCTATTCTGGGTTGGGCAAAATTATTGCGGACTCGGCAACTACCTCCAGATACCGTTACCAATGCTTTAGCAACCATCGAACGCAATGCCCAATCTCAGGAAAAACTCTTAGAAGATTTGCTAAATATGTCACGCATTCTTCGGGGTCAGTTGCAGTTGGAAGTCTGCCCAGTCAACCTGGTGAACATTGTCAAAGCATCTGTGGAAACTGCTTACCCCTCTGCTCATGCTAAGGGAATTCATTTAGCATCTGTAATTGATGAGTCCATTCCGCCCATTGTCGGTGATACCCACCGTTTGCTACAGGTTTTAGGTAATTTACTTTCCAATGCTATTAAGTTTACCCCATCCGGTGGACGAGTCCAAGTGCAACTGGCAAAAAGTGATGATTCCGAAATCCTCATCCAGGTGAGTGACACAGGTTTGGGTATAAAACCGGAATTTCTGCCCCATGTGTTTGACAGGTATCGTCAAGCACATTGTACTGCCAAACACAGTGGTTTAGGATTGGGTTTAGCGATCGCTCGTCATTTAGTAGAATTACACGGAGGTACTATTCAAGCCCATAGCCAAGGCGAAGGACTAGGAGCTACTTTTAGCATCAAGTTACCTTTTTGA
- a CDS encoding cation diffusion facilitator family transporter, with protein MTDDNRPEVQKVLIITLLLNLLVIGLKGFLGYMTGSLSLLADALHSVTDAANNVLGLIASKYSAPEPDIEHPYGHQKFEAVGALGIAAFLAIACWQILQGAVERIIQGSEPVNISPVELWLLLIVLGINIFVAFYERRVGKRVGSPILVADAAHTMSDVWVTITVIGGLIGVWLGYQWLDVVLAFPVALLVFWTGFSVVKTNLPWLVDQMAIAPETIYAIATAVPGVINCHKIASRGVLGRQVFIEMHLIVDAPDVETAHHITEEVERRLEQRFSPVRILIHIEPPTYKSEQISF; from the coding sequence ATGACTGACGATAATCGCCCCGAAGTGCAAAAGGTTTTAATTATCACCCTATTGCTGAACCTGCTAGTAATCGGATTGAAAGGATTTTTAGGGTACATGACAGGTTCTTTAAGCTTGTTAGCCGATGCCTTGCATAGTGTTACCGATGCTGCCAATAATGTTTTAGGATTAATCGCCAGTAAATATTCTGCCCCCGAACCAGATATAGAACACCCTTACGGACACCAGAAATTTGAAGCTGTGGGGGCTTTAGGAATAGCAGCTTTTTTAGCCATAGCCTGTTGGCAAATTCTCCAAGGTGCTGTGGAGCGGATAATTCAGGGTAGTGAACCTGTGAATATATCCCCTGTGGAGTTGTGGTTATTGCTGATTGTCCTGGGTATAAATATTTTTGTGGCGTTTTACGAACGTCGTGTAGGTAAGCGGGTAGGTAGCCCAATTTTGGTGGCTGATGCGGCACATACTATGAGCGATGTTTGGGTGACTATAACTGTAATTGGGGGTTTGATCGGGGTTTGGCTAGGTTATCAATGGCTGGATGTAGTCTTAGCTTTTCCTGTGGCTTTGTTAGTGTTTTGGACTGGGTTCTCAGTTGTTAAAACCAATTTACCTTGGCTTGTAGACCAAATGGCCATAGCACCAGAAACAATTTATGCGATCGCCACTGCGGTTCCGGGAGTAATTAACTGTCATAAAATCGCCTCACGGGGTGTTCTCGGTCGCCAAGTCTTCATAGAAATGCACTTAATCGTCGATGCACCAGATGTAGAAACTGCTCATCACATTACCGAAGAAGTAGAACGCCGACTAGAACAACGTTTCAGTCCCGTGAGGATTTTAATTCATATCGAGCCACCAACATACAAATCTGAGCAAATTAGCTTTTAA
- a CDS encoding response regulator: MIGNFARPLLVIEDSDEDFEALCRIMKKQAVVNPVFRCSDGEEALDFLYHTGTYSDSQNSPRPALILLDLNLPGTDGREVLEKIKQDEEFRYIPVVVFTTSSNPKDIEICYQYCVASYMLKPIDINRLVETIQTFITYWLDIVILPDAVNN; encoded by the coding sequence ATGATTGGTAATTTTGCCAGACCTTTACTAGTAATTGAAGATAGCGACGAAGACTTTGAAGCCTTGTGTCGAATCATGAAAAAACAAGCTGTTGTCAATCCTGTGTTTCGCTGTAGTGATGGCGAGGAGGCACTAGACTTTCTTTACCACACCGGGACTTACAGTGATAGCCAAAACTCTCCTCGTCCCGCCCTTATTTTGCTCGATTTGAATTTACCGGGAACTGATGGGCGAGAAGTCTTAGAAAAAATCAAGCAGGATGAAGAGTTTAGATATATTCCGGTAGTTGTATTTACCACATCATCTAATCCTAAAGATATCGAAATATGTTACCAATATTGCGTTGCTAGTTATATGTTGAAACCAATTGATATTAATAGATTGGTTGAGACTATTCAAACCTTCATCACTTATTGGTTAGATATTGTAATCCTCCCTGATGCTGTTAACAATTAG
- a CDS encoding DNA adenine methylase has translation MVSQIPKETCPRPFLKWAGGKSRLIPQYINYLPKQYKTYYEPFLGGGAIFFHLHPPAAILTDINAELITTYRCVRNHVEELIGLLEEHQKRHNKDYYYDVRAYPGGSDLEQAARFIYLNKTCFNGLYRVNSQGKFNVPLGRYKNPNICPDNILRAASAGLATSEIKQADFTDVLNHATSSDDFVYFDPPYYPVSETSYFTAYSTYCFTENKQFLLRDIFAQLADRGVKVMLSNSDCTFIRELYSKFNIYTISAARSINSNAKKRGKITEVLVTSY, from the coding sequence ATGGTAAGTCAAATCCCCAAAGAAACTTGCCCGCGTCCCTTTTTAAAGTGGGCTGGGGGGAAAAGTCGGTTAATTCCACAATACATTAACTATCTTCCCAAGCAATATAAAACTTACTACGAGCCATTTTTAGGCGGTGGAGCCATTTTTTTCCATCTCCATCCCCCAGCAGCCATATTAACTGATATTAATGCCGAATTAATTACTACTTATCGCTGTGTGAGAAACCATGTAGAAGAATTAATTGGACTGTTGGAAGAACATCAAAAGCGGCATAACAAAGACTATTACTATGATGTGAGAGCCTATCCTGGAGGTAGTGATTTAGAACAAGCGGCTCGTTTCATTTATCTGAATAAAACTTGTTTTAATGGACTTTATCGAGTTAATTCCCAAGGTAAATTCAATGTGCCGTTGGGCAGATATAAAAATCCTAATATTTGTCCTGACAATATCCTAAGAGCCGCCTCAGCCGGACTGGCGACATCGGAAATTAAACAAGCAGACTTTACAGATGTCTTAAATCATGCCACTAGCAGTGATGATTTTGTTTATTTTGATCCACCATACTATCCTGTAAGTGAAACCAGCTATTTTACAGCTTATAGCACCTATTGCTTTACTGAAAATAAACAGTTTTTACTCAGGGATATCTTTGCACAATTAGCCGACCGTGGAGTAAAAGTTATGTTATCTAATTCAGATTGTACTTTTATTCGTGAACTTTATAGCAAGTTTAATATTTACACAATATCAGCAGCCAGATCAATTAATTCTAATGCCAAAAAGCGAGGCAAAATCACTGAAGTCTTAGTTACTTCCTATTAA